The following DNA comes from Athene noctua chromosome 1, bAthNoc1.hap1.1, whole genome shotgun sequence.
GATTAGTCCCCACATTTAtggtcctttaaaatccttttcCTATATTCTCTCTAAAGTTCATGCATTTACTATGTAACATTTACATATGCTCTTTTTTACTGTCCTGGTCttactatttaaaaaaccccctaATATTCATATACGTATGTGGGTGGCTGTcatgggtgtcagtctcttttcccaagtaacaagtgataggacgagaggaaaTGGCGTCAAGTTGccccaggggaggtttagattggatattaggaaaaatttcttcaccgaaaggtttatcaaacattggaacagactgctcagggaaatggttgagttaccattcctggaggtatttaaaagatgtgtagatgtggcacttaaggacatggtttagtggtggacttggcagttcTAGGTTTATGATTGGACTCAATGGtcttaaggatcttttccaacctaaatgattctatgattctatgtttatGTATAATTGTAAGAACCACAGAGATCTTACAAGGTAAACAATTTGTAAGTCAACACTTCCAGCTATTGGGCTAACGTCATGATGACTGCTCCAGTAAAACACACTGCTGAATGTATTCATGGACACCTTGGGGATGTCAGGTACTGGGTGAATGCTGGAGGTGCTGAGTGCCCTCCGTTCCCAGCAGTGCCATCAGAAGCTGGGCATAGTGGTGAGTGGGTCAGTGTGCAGGCAGGAGGTGGAAGCAGAAGGCCAGGGCCTCCCCCGCTCTCTAAACATCTGGATGAAGTAGATGTTACCATTCATGTGCAAAAAAGCTCTAGGTGCTCTGGGGTTGTCCTAGCAGAGGAGCTGCCTGCTGGCTGGCGGTGTGGCAGTAAGAGCATGGCTGATAGGGGCACTAGGCTTGTCTCTCCTGATAATAAAAGGGAGGGAATTTTCCATGAGACATTCTGTGTCTGCAGCTAAGCTGAAATAGTTTATATCTTGCTAGGTGTGCTGCAAAAGACAACTATTTGAAAGGGTCTTTGGCAAACGCTTGGAGTGCTTTCCCAACACAGGACCTCCGAGAAGGAGAGTCCCTCTTGGTGTCTGTCTGGCTGACTTCCTGTTAAAGTGATTAACGCTGCTGGAATGTTAATGCATTTTCCATAATGTACTGCCACAGCCAGGGTCTTGGgcaggcatcttttattgttattCAGtctaaacaaaaaaattcctgctGATTATTAGTTAAGCTAAGGTCAGCCAGCATCTTCCCCATCGAATGGATGTAGACTTTTAAAGAACATGGCTCTCTTCCTGCTGATAACCTCTTCAGAGAGAAATTGGGAACTTCAAGCTGTTACTAAATATTTGGTTTTCCTCAACAGTAAAAGTAGCAACATTTCTCAAGCTTGGGTGAGCAAGCTGCCTCTAAAATACATTTCCGTACTAGGCTCTTAGTGACTCCAAATTCACATGtccttccatttaattttcaaaggatGTTTGTGCATGAAACAGGCAGGTAAGTTGCAATGAATCAGGTAGTGAAAGAGTTGAAAAATTTAACTTAACATCATGGTGTTTTTTCACGAGTATAGTTCTTTAAATTGTTGTAACTCTTAAGTTATCTGAGATCTCCTAGAATTGGAAAGAACATTTTATCCTTGTTGCCCTGAATGGTGGTTTTACCAGCTAATTGCTTCAACACTGCTGTATATTCCTATGTAGATGGGACAGGGAGTGGAAGCTCTCAGTGGGCATTCTGCATCTGCAGGTGGCCTCCTCTGAGTTAGTCACTTAGGATCCTGCTACAGGCAGTAGAGAAAACTCTGAGGGAGCAATTCCTCTCATGTAACTTAATTCTTATACACTGAGTTGATGAATGGCCTGTGTTAGTGGAAACCTGCAGTATCTCCCTGGTGTACTGTTTAGGATTGGATAAACAGCAGCCTAGCAGTTCCTCAGGCTATAAGTGAACCGAGACAACCTGCTCAGATGCAGCTGGCTGCTTCTGTGTGGTTTTTCTAATCACTTCTGTCCCACTGTCCTTTGATGGGTCAGGTTGATGTGACTTGATCTCTCTCACAAAAGAGCTTTGTTGATTATCTTTTAGGGAAGAAATGGACCCGAGAAGATCAGGATTGCCTGCCCGCACATTGCTATGGTGAAAGGCCTATCAGTGGGAGGAGTCTGTGAATTAACAACAAAAATGCTTCAAAGCTTTTCCCCAAGGTTAACCAACCTTTGAATGAATGAGCGCTTGTCAGAAATGAGAATGTACATCCAAGACAAGCCTACTGCAGATGATGCTTTTTATTAATCTTTGTGGATATATATACTTTTCTTACTGTGTATAAAAGATTTACATGAAAGTcacatttttttgtaaaatatgaaGAGCCTGTTAATCTTGGCAAATAAGAACACAATACATTTTACCTACTGTATTTGTAcacatgattatttttttgtacACAAAATCTATTTTGTGTaaataattccccccccccccccccccccgctttcttTGGTAAGAAACTCAGGGGTAAAATTCCATTGTGCGTATGAAATTCATAGCTGACTACAAAAGGAAGGCCAGATGGCAGCCCAACAGAAGTACCAGATGTACCTTTTTGCATCTTTTATATGGATTGAGACACCCAGAAACACGATTTTCTATTGTTTACGGTAGAGGAGTTCATTAcccatattttaaaattcagaacttGTCTCTGATACTCAAGAGTATACTTCTATATTCCTGTCAGTACATCAAAAATTGAATCCAGGTCATTGGCAAACATGCCTACTGTGGGCAGTCGTATTCCAAAACTGAGGTGGCCAAACCCCTGGAGCTACAAACAAATTTCAGTTAAGTGCCTTGTGTTGCAAGTGCTCATTCTCTAGGTGGGATTATGGTTTTATCTTGTGGGGAGAGTGGGCAAGTGTTGCTGGAATGAGGActgcagaagaggaagaggatgtTTACATTTTCCCCTGTATTCTCTGAGAGCTTTCAATCAAGAAACTTAAACATGTGACTCTCCAACGACTTTCTTTCAAGTCCAGCTTATTGAGGTTTGTTTAATATCCTGCTAAAACCGTTCATTTCTAGCTCAGCTGGAACTTCAGATCTTTTGTTCTAAAATCCCTTTCTTAAACTACTGTAGTTTTCTTATTTAAACAGCTCATCTGGAAGACAAGAACCTGGTGCACTCCTGCCATATAGGTTTTCTCTATATCAAGAGATCAAATTTTGCATTGAAAATCATAACCAAGATTTAAATgcattataaaaaaatgtttaattttttcctttagagACTGAAATATGTGGTTTGaaacactaaaaagaaaatctggaagTCTTAACTGTGTGCCTGCTGTACATAAAAATTCTAGTTTTATTTTAGAAGTGTTCGTATTCTGGCAACATTCTACATCGTTCATTTCAGACTCCTGACCTTGGGCTCAAGCTTTACAAAGATGGATTGacttgtgttggttttggtttttttctcttttttgggggggatgggGGCGTGGGGCTGGCTTAGATACCATTTTGAGGTTTGGAAGAAGGACATAACTATGACTTGATATCACTGAAATAATCCAGCTATGAGTGTCAGAGAGCTAACTACCCTGAAAGCATCACTCTATAGCTGagtttcctttattttgtgaAATCCCCCAGACTGAAACAAAAAGGCAACTCCTGAGCCATTTTTTGTATAAGGATGGCattatctgcaaaataaaattgaagtttGGGAATAGTTATGAGAATGCATTGTTCTATACATGGAACATATACTACAGGAGAAACAGTAACATCACTCCAAATGAGGATATTGTATTTCTAATTGCTTTTTAACTTTCTCCAGCCTGAAAATTTCAGTGCTTGGCCTCTTGACTGACTTCTGAAATTTGGGCACAAGAAAATAATTGCTGTGGAGTTAAATTAGCATCAGCTACTTCTCAGTGACTGCCTGATACATGAGACATATTGTAGCCTTTTCACATCATTCTAGAAAACAACTTTGTTAACATTTGGGTATACATGAGCAATTCCTGGCTCTATCAGTAATAGATAATAATAGATAATAATTCAGGACAGCCTAAATTTTCATTTAGAGGGTAGATTGAAAAAGGATCGCAGTGGTTTTATGCTAAACTTGTGCTGTAAACCTTGGCATCAGTGTTCTGTTTTTAGCTTAATAAAGTGTCCATGAAATGGAGAAACTGAAGGACACACAGTTTATGTGAACTCCTGCAATGGATGTTTCTCATGGCATAACTTTCTCTTTGTGGGCCACTACATCCTTGGCCCTGCTTCTCATACAAATGGGTGTAAATCAGAAGTAATGGTTGTGAAGCCTATGAAATACAGCAGTGTAAAAAGTCAGGAGATAAGTATCAAAGCTTTGCCTTGATGCTGTCAATTTGgtctgccttttcctttcttgtttagGAAGGTACTTCTGGAGATAAATGTCCCCAATGATGGACCATACCTCATCAAAATCAACCTGGTTTTATTTCACCAAGATCAGTGCAGCTGTAGCAAAGGTGGACTTGGCATTGTGTTGATCTGTTGTAAATAAACTTAATTCCTTCTGGAAGAAGTCTCCTTATGGGAGGTAGCTTTCATCCAGGTGCTCCTTCCACTGCCAGGCTTAGCCTCTTTTTCTCTACAGTTCCTTGATGTCTAGTTATTTCTTCCTGTGCAGAATCCCTGTGCAGGAAGCAGATAACACTTGTGAGCTGAACCGTCAGGCAGATAGAGATGATGATGTTCTGCAGACGTGGTGGCAGTGTAACCTAAGGCGTGCCAGCCAGTCTAGACAGGCAGAACTTGAACCTTTCACTGAGAGTatgagctggcagcagctctgcctgctgcactgAGCCAAGGAAATGGAAGAATGAGAGAAGAACAAAGCCTATTTCCCTCTGTTTTTAAAGAGTAATTGTTACCTTTGGATCCACTTTGAGGTCATCCaaaattcagtgggaaaaaatgttaaatgaaatcaGTTGTAGATCAATGTTTACACTTTCTTCTAAACAAACAAGAGTTGTTTAGGATGCTAATGCTACATCTATACGACCCAACTATAGCATCACAGTCCTTTCCCTGGCCCCAAGGCCAGCCCATGGCCTGTGCCAGGGATTGCTGTAGCAGTTCAGCAGTGTGGATGACTGGGTCCCACTGACCGTGAACAGGCACTGCTGGAAGTACTAGTGTAGATGTAGTCTCAGGTGTGTTTTCAGCATATTTCTACCGATGTGTAACACAGATATAAGTTCCTAAGATGGCTTCTCTGTTGCTTTGATGTTTGTTTCAGTTTCCACTACACTTCTTCCTCTTGAAGTCccgttttaaaaaatattttgttgccaCAGCACATACCACTTGAACTGTGAAGTCAGGCAGGGGAATTCAGAAGAATTTACCCAGCATCTGATCTTACACAGGAAACGTAAAAATACATCAGGCTTATTCTTGGTACGAATGAAAGAGATAAGAAGAGCCTAAATCTGACATAGGTAACTATTTTTAAGAAGCAGGTTTTTAAACCACGCCTGTGATCTGCAAATTCAGGATTCATTTCCAATATTCTCTAAAAATCCATGGTGCCTGCAGTCATCACTACCATTGCTCAGCTAAGCACTCAGGGAAAGCAAACACAGCCAAATGAATATGTTGAAGCATGTGTTCATATTATTATTCATGCTGTAAATAAGATCAGAAACTGTGGCTTATGTAGATCACCTGATCTTGAGTAAAATACCAACTCATAATTAATGAGGGAACTTAAGACTGGCAGCTAAGCACATCTACCATGCAGACACAGTTCCGATTAGGCTCTGACGTATCTGTGAACAATGTGCAGTGTGTTATTTTCTGACACGATTTCCCACAGAAGCCAGTAAAATGCTTCTAATGTcattaaaaaactgaaatatttctgtattttcctaatGCTCTTTGGAGAACAATCTGTCTTTTTATTAGGGTAGGTGTCTGTAGCAGCAGAATTACAAACTAGAACAGGGACTGCCAGACACTGCTCTTGTGCAGACGCGTACTGAGCAGGGTTTGAGGGAAGATTGCTTACTCAAGTGATATCTACCCGCTTCCACCCGTGAGGCAGATGGCCAGTTTTCTGGGGTAAGTGTCAAATCAGATTTCAGAGGCCGAGTGGAAACAAGGAATGTTTTGCCTGCGGCTCTGGAGGCAACGAAGGGCTGGGGAGGATGCACAGGCCCTCGTGATTCACCCGTCCTGGCCACCCTCCGCTGCAATTCGGGCCTCTGTCTCTGCCCATCTGCCACTTATCACTTCAGTACATTTCTCGGCACCACCACTGCAAAGAGACAAATCTTTTTATCGCAGGGGAAGGCTGGTGATTGTCCCTGAACGCGCTGGGAGTGGTGCGGCCTGTGCAGCAGCCGACGCAGCCTGCGCTGTGCCCAAGGGAGGCAGGTGAGGGGTGAGCCACCGGGCGCAGGCCTGTGACCGACCGCTCAGCCTTGCCTGCGTAGGACACACCGGCCAAGAAAGCGGTTACGGAATGAGATTATGCTGCTTCAGCCTCGGGGGTGATGCGGAGATTATTGACATCCTTCCCGTCTCCGTATGGCTGACAGTCACTCATGGAGAGCCTTTATGGGCTCAGTTTAAAAgactgtgtgtgcatgtatatacacACTGTATATAGACACACGCTTCTTAcagtgtgtgtatatagataCACGTACATCTagagatacatacatacatatgtatacgCATCACACACACACtacatgcatgcatacatacacactCCCAGAGGCTTCCCAGCCTTGCTGCAGCACAACACCCTTTGAAAACCGCCCTCGGCCACCCCAGTGCCGCCCCTCCCGGAGAGGACCGCACCACCTCCCGGGCCCGCctcccgctccgccccgccgaGGCCCTCCCCCGGGGgtgggcggccggcggcggcgtgGAGCTCGGCGGCGAAGCCGGGGGAGCCGGAGCCGGGCGACCTTGCGAGACCGATCCGggctgcgcccgccgccgccagcggGAAAGCTGGGCGGAGAGACGGCCGAGATGGTGGAGGACGGCggcgaggaggaggcggagggggAGAGCGGGGAgatgccggcggccgccgccgcgccccccccgcagCGCTGCAACGGCTTCCTCCCCGGCAAGGAGGCCGAGGACGGCGGGcaggcggccccggcgggcggcggagggcgggcggccccggcggcggaggCCGAGGCCAtgctggcggcgggcggcgggcgggtgGAGACGCGCCTGTCGCGGCGGCGGCTGGCGGTGCTGACCGTCTTCAGCTGCTACTCTCTGGTGAACGCCTTCCAGTGGATCCAGTACAGCATCCTCAGCAACGTCTTCGCCGGCTTCTACGGCGTCTCCTTCACGGAGATCGACTGGCTCTCCATGGTCTACATGGTGGCCTACGTGCCGCTGATCCTGCCGGCCACCTGGCTGCTGGACACCCGCGGCCTGCGCCTCACCGCCCTGCTGGGCGCCGGCCTCAACGGCCTGGGGGCCTGGCTGAAGTGCGCCAGCCTGGCCCCCAGCCGGTACCCCCTCACCCTGGCCGCCCAGGCCGTCTGCGCCGTCGCCCAGGTCTTCATCCTGGGGCTGCCCTCACGCATCGCCTCCGTCTGGTTCGGCCCCACCGAGGTCTCCACCGCCTGCGCCGTGGCCGTGCTGGGCAACCAGGTAGGGGCGGAGCGCGGCTGGGGAGGCTTTGCAGGAGGGGGCATTGCTGTCAGAATAAGTCGTTTCGGTGGGAAGAAGCGTTCTCCAAGAAGTGGTTACGCGGCGGCATCGGAGAGGGGAAGAGTGATGGAGCAAGCGCGGAAGGTGATGTTACGTCCACCCTCGGCGGCCAGTCGTGCGTTGCAGGACCCTGGCCGTGGGGCAGCGTGTAGCAGCACACGCGCTTCTGTCAGCTGCCCGGAGTACATCAGTCAAGACCCTTTTCAGAAGTCATCCTGTTCCGCTTTCTCTTCCTCTGGCGTTCGGCATCTTATCTCTTGGTGTTTAGCATCGTTCGCCTGACTGAATCCACCCCCAGCTGGAGGGGGGTGAAATACGTGAACTTTCACAGAGTCTCCCATGCCAGAGTAATACTAGttctttctttttgaagtgtGGCCTTGAAGCACTAAGTGCCAATAATCAATGCCCTGGTGACCCATGAAGTTTTCTATAATGCTGTGATAGTTCGCGTCACTGTGGGGAGCTGAGAACTGAGTCACCGATCTCCTCAAGCTCCCTGGTCCTGGCCAGTTTCAGGGAGCTGGAACAGACGTATCTAAAAGCATGGGTGAAGATATGTTGgtgatggtttttttcttcccataaccTCATTCTTGTCCACTGCCAATGTCCCTGCTTTTTTGTGGAATCTTTTGTTAAGATTCTAATCAACATCACTGGCACAGGTTGAGGTTGTAGGTACAGTTCAATTAAGGTGACGGTGGATTTGTTTTTCCTCATGTGAGTCATAATGATTTTATGTTTGTGCACTTTGGATTATTACAGCAGTAATAAGTGTTACCTATTTACAATTAAGGTTGCTCCTTAGCTCATACCTGGCTGTTTACAGGCTTCCCAGTGCTTTTcgagaacatttttttttgcattgaaGTCTTCCTGTGGATGAGTCAGCTGTCCCTTTTGGACTGAAGATTCTGGGGGTTGCTGGTTGGTTGTTTTAGCAGTTAAGCAATAATTTTGCATCTGCATCCCAGAATCAGGTTAAATGTTTCTTTGGCAGCTAAATTTCCACTCTTCTTGACATGCACCAGTCCTCCCAGTAGCGAGGAATTACTGGGGTTTCAGTTCTATAATACAGTGCCAAGGATTCAGCTCGGATgtgaaagtgatgctttgctcGGATGCTGAGATGTGGGGGTTGAAGGGGTGGGGACAGGAGCAGGAGTGCAGGGATTGTGCAGATAGGAACCGTGAGGAAGATGGACAagggaaacagcagcagagatgcGAACACAATAAACCTTAGTTATTTCTGGAGTGTATTCCTCTTCAGAAGCTAGGACTGATCTTAGTCTGCTGCCGTGTTTGATGGTCCTCTGCCAGGGAAACACCTGTGAAGTGCACTGACAAAGTGTGTTTCGTTTCCCTCTGGCAGTCCCGCGCAAAGGGTAACAGCTTACTCTGCAGCTGTGCCGTACCCTGCTAGCTGAGCTGTGTGCTGCCTAGGGCTTAAGGTTCCAGTCCTGCTTGTGACCCATGAAGACTAATATTGCTGTCAAACAATAGAATTTCCCTGTTCTcagtttttgctttcttaaaaaaatctcctCAAAAGTTAAGATTGAAAGAGTAGTGGAATGACAATTTAGGCCCTTGGAAATTAGAAGCAATGCCTGTACATGCCGATGCAGTTCACTTCTGCATATTTGTTATGATACAGTCTCGCTGTACTTGTTTAACTGGACGAGGTGAACTGTGTAACAGAATTGGGTTGTGATAACCGAGCTGTTGGTCATCCAGTTTCTTCTCAGGTGCTTTGTGTAACTTCAGAGCTACAGCAAACAGGGCTGGGACCACAATGAGGGGAGGGCAGAGTAATTGTCAAAAATCAGATCGCACCCATTATTTCTTGAAATGCTGATCATTTTCAGTTGTAACACAAATCACTGGAAATGCAGTGATGTACCTGGCAAGGGTTGATGGGAGTGCCAGATTTCCACCACAAGTATTTAGCATCTTAAACTGGACGCACCAGATTCATTGGAACTCTCAGTCCTTCTGACCGTAACTTCTCTAGATGTAAAAGGTGAAAAACAGTATCACTTGGCTTTCTTGGAATATTGTGGGTGCTGTGTTGGCTTACattgggggaggaaaaaacatacctgaagaaaaaaagtgattgtGTACTCCGTTCATGTTTGTAGAGTTCATATACTGAACGGTGAGGATAAAAAGAGGCAAAATTCTTCATTTGAGTACTGGATACTGCGTAAATCTGATGGtctgtagggggaaaaaaagcagcaaagcccTCGTTGGGAATATGCACAAAGGGCGCTTTGTCAGTGCTTTGGCACACCTTTAATTTGAGTACTTTCTGAGTGTTGGACTTGCTACTCTAACAGtctttggttctttttttaatttttaaaaattttgaaccTGAAATAGATGCAGGCTGGTTTTAGTTAAAGTGTTAGAACagtttattgtttttaaaatgcaatttagttttggaggagcagcagaaataAATTGGAGAGTAGTCCAAGACTGTTGTTCCTTCatgatttaaaatgctttatataTACCCaaaatttcagtctctttttAATACTAAATGAGTTGCTACATTGGAATTGACTCCAGATACAAACCCACTACTactttattttgtgatttttctatATTTCCTTAGCAATAATTGCACATGTAGGTTTTAGGTTTGTGTTTCTTAAGAAGGACAcccctttttttcttgttcttttctgctCTATCAGTTCTGCAGTAAACCTTACATGTCAGCATGGTAGTGGCAGGATCATGACATCAAGTGGAGTGTTTTGATcgagaaaagagagaagaacgTTTCTACAAGAGTAGCTGCAGTCTTCTGTCATCTCTAGGCCTTCAGTTGCAGGACAACTGATTCAAATTTACGTGCATGCACAGTATTTTCCTGTGAAAGATTCTTCTGAAAGAAACCTTCCTTAATGTTTAATTGTTAAATGTGGTATATGCTAGATGTAGTATTGTAGTTTAATTGAGAAATGAAAAGGTTAAAATGTGAGTTATGGAAGACCTGATTGTGAAATGTCATTGAGAGCAAGTGGCTCAAAAGTATGATACTAAGGGAAAACCTTTCCTTCGTAGTTTTATTAATACTTACTATGGTATAAATTCTGAATTCTGCCTGGTAAGGCTTTTCACTTCTGTTAATTTTTATGTTCACAGGGAAatgatttttggttttcttttcttgcctGACAGCTTGGGACTGCAATTGGCTTTTTGTTGCCACCTGTTCTGGTTCCAAATACACCTAACGATATCAATCTAATGGCACATAACATCAGCATCATGTTCTATGGAACAGCAATAGTGTCCACACTTTTGTTCTTCTTAACAGGAGTTGGTAAGTGTTCC
Coding sequences within:
- the FLVCR1 gene encoding choline/ethanolamine transporter FLVCR1, with product MVEDGGEEEAEGESGEMPAAAAAPPPQRCNGFLPGKEAEDGGQAAPAGGGGRAAPAAEAEAMLAAGGGRVETRLSRRRLAVLTVFSCYSLVNAFQWIQYSILSNVFAGFYGVSFTEIDWLSMVYMVAYVPLILPATWLLDTRGLRLTALLGAGLNGLGAWLKCASLAPSRYPLTLAAQAVCAVAQVFILGLPSRIASVWFGPTEVSTACAVAVLGNQLGTAIGFLLPPVLVPNTPNDINLMAHNISIMFYGTAIVSTLLFFLTGVVFEEKPKYPPSHSQAVLQTMPPEDYSYKQSIINLFKNIPFVLLLISYGIMTGAFYSVSTLLNQMIVTHYKGEEVNAGRIGLTLVVAGMVGSIICGLWLDYTKTYKQTTLIVYILSFIGLLVFTFTLDLGYLIVVFVTGGVLGFFMTGYLPLGFEFAVEITYPESEGTSSGLLNASAQIFGIVFTLVQGKLTTDYSPRAGNLFLCAWIFVGIILTALIKSDLRRHNVNSGIMNLDIKAVPVHSPVEPESTTLKIQSAL